The region CACAGCTGTTGCTGGAATAATGTTGTACACATAACTAGAGCTAAAAAGTCCAGTTCTCGTGTGAAGTTTGATGCGAAGCTAAAAAGGTCACACGAAAACGCTACGCTATGAACtacaaaaagaaacttttcatcctggagtaccaaaaacgtcacattcactcaccaaatttagtaccgaaagagcaacattctcccctactTTTCTCTCACacttttcattcccgcttatgtcattttcgatcctatcttgATTGTTTCCCAGATAAGTCAATTTGTTGTATGCAcgcgaatataatttttttgcagTTTTGTGCCAATGCATACGGACTGCTTTCGGCATTTGTGAGAATGCATGCATACGGAACGGACTTCTTTCGGCATTAATACGGATTGCTTTTTAATTGCTACAATgtgttgttcagttttgttttccaagatgaaatagtatgttgtaacgttgtaatgttgattttttcagcattaTACCCAAGTTTtacttacgagcggagcgagtaaggaaaattgggtcgtgtgctgaaaaaatctcattacaatacgtgtaacacatcatgctttgtgccaaccgagaattgaaatagacaagagcacaaaaaatcataattttcattgtaaacaatcactcttcgaatttgatcgatcacattgctttgcattttctcaaacgaatgctgtaacaactcatacaaattccatatcaacactgctttgagtgttgtaatattaCATCAAACgagtgctgaaataagtcactttacaacactaaaatgagtgctgaaatgagtcgtatttcagttctcggtggcacaaaatagTATTCATCACTCGGATCCAAAAAGTGTGTTTTCGACAACTGTGGAAACACACCTTCAAACACAAATTCTTGATCCTAGtgatgaaatatactattgtgccaccgagaattgaaatgccactcttttcagcactcatttgagtgttgtaaagtgacttatttcagcatccgtttgatgtgatattacaacactcaaaggagtgttgatatggaatttgtatgagttgttacagcattcgtttgagaaaatgcaaagcaatgtgatcgatcaaatttgaagagtgattgtttacaatgaaaattatgattttttgtgctcttgtctatttcaattctcggttggcacaaagcatgatgtgttacacgtattgtaatgagattttttcagcacacgaatGTTCGTTAATTTCGCGGATTGCACTGTCGTTTCGTAATTGCGAAACggtgactttctgaagaaatgACGAgtagtcgccgtttcttctcaTTTTATAAAGGGAAAATTCCTTGCGCAAAATGTTAAAGAAGTGAAAAAACGGCAAGAGCTCATGAAGAAACGTCGACCTACTCgtcatttctttaaaaactCGATAAATTGATCGTTTGCGTCAATACAATAAAACATGTCGTTTCACTCGTTTTGTGTAATACACACTCGTGTTATTAATGCTGGCCCTATTCACTAGTaacataatgtactattattgcATTGGCGTGAATATATCAACTTATAAACTCTATAAATCTATAATGATGTCGCACACTTTGACGGAATTAATGTTCGGTTATACCCTTTAATGTTGATGTTGTTGCTCgccaatgcaataaaaatctCTAAATCTAGAGAATTTACATGGACATTTGTGGATTTAACTTTAAACGAAATCAAACATCTTGCGCTACTTTCTGGCTTTTTTAGGTAGTTCCAGGTACAGTCTTTTCTCCTAAATGCTCCTTCCTTTCCTATTAATTGTGGGAGTAGTTTCTGGTACTCTCCGAATAGAGTATGGGCATCGCGTGCTCGTTTAGGAGCTATTGTCTCTTGAAATTCCTATAAAGCCCCATAAAAGATAATCTTTATGTGAGTGTGTGTTGCGTAttgtagaacaaatttgtctCTTTTGAACGGTTTAGTTTCAGGAATGGAAGAGTGTAATGAGCTGTATCGATCACTTTCCGGGAACAAGTTTATTCCCAAAATTCTGAGATATCAGAAAATGATGGTTGAAATTCTTCCTACCTCGATTAGTCCCAAGTTATGTGTTCTACCGCTTTGGTCGGGCAGGAGCGCACCAAGAGTTGAATGGGGAGAATAAactcaatgaaagtgtaaaacagatatggtctattgtccgtataaaatttgattttcgtacttaaacgcactcattttcatattattttgacataaaatgtgagtgcgtttaagacgaattcgccgatagACCATACCAGTTCATTGAATAAACTCGCCAAACTTTCCAAAGACACGGCCGCTTGCGaggcatttttttctttgtaaaattcactttctaatattttttgggtcaaatttttgttattacaaatttttcgcaCCGGCGTCACCTGAAACGATATCACCTGTTTGCGAAGTTTTCAATGGGACTTGCGCGAGGTCTTGAGCCCGTTTTTACTCTTTGAAGGGTATTTGACTGATACCAGCACTGAGAATAGATTCACAGGTAGTGACGTCGTTGTAAATCGCCTAGTTCATTTTGCTGCCCAATTCAGCACTGGCTATCATCATGTTGTCTTTCGCTCAAAGATGTTATCCCCAAATTGATATTCCGTTATTCATGCATCAAACTCAATCGctcaatcaattaaatttgcagTAGTCAGTCCAGCAGCGAAATGTAAACAGCGATAGTTTCACATTCTTCTGGCTATCTCAAACACCAGCGACTTATTCGATGTATTGGCTATTGTGTCGGTTAGATTAAGCTCCCGAAATCTTGCTGCTGGGTGGAATTATCAAGTGTCTTTTAAGTGTAGCTACTcctgataaaaaaatgtaagcgTCATGCTATCACAGTCCGTGCATTGgttgataaattgaaattatctgCAAAGATAAATGGGCTTCGATCAACGTTCATCTTGTGAGGTATATTTACTATAAAAGTGATTCGCTTCGAGTGATTTGGCTAATCGAACAGTGGTCGCCTTACAATGAAATTAGTTGCAGCTTTTGTGTGTTTCGTCTACGGTTATGCTAGTGCTCAGACTCTAGTATGGTCGGACGAGTTTAATGGGCCTGCAGGCCAGCGACCAGATGCATCGAAATGGGGACGTGACATTGGCGGTGGTGGATGGGGTAAAAATGAATTACTCATTTCATCGCCTATCGACTAACAGCAGTACTtctgatttgatttttaaggTAACGATGAACATCAGTACTACACAGACTCTGCATCAAACGCTGCACTCGACGGAAATGGAAACTTAGTGATAACGGCTCGCCGAGAAAATCCCAATAACTATCAATGTTGGTATGGACGGTGTGAATATACATCCGCTCGTTTACTCACTTATGGAAAGTTTACGCATCTGTATGGGACACTAGAGGCCCGAATTAGAATACCAATTGGACAAGGATTTTGGCCAGCTTTCTGGATGCTCGGTGacaatttcggttcggttggTTGGCCAGAGTGTGGTGAAATCGATATCATGGAAAATGTCGGCAACGATCCACTTTTCGTTCATGGAAGCTTGCATGGACCGGGCTATTCAGGTGGTAATGGCTTGACTAGCAGTTTCCGTTCGCCGAATGGTCAACCGTTTGCAAATGATTTCCATATCTACCGCATCGTTTGGACTCCCGATTCCATTACATGGTCTGTGGATGGAGTAAACTATGCAACGAAAACACCAGCCGATACGCGGGGAAATCGATGGGTCTTCAATCATCCGCATttcttcattttgaatttagcTGTTGGTGGTCAATGGCCTGGGTAGGTATAGTGAAGTCGAGGCTGATGGTCGAAATTccaaatttcttttctctctGTGGTTAAAGCTATCCCGATCACACATCCGTGTTCCCTCAAACTATGGTCGTTGATTATGTCAGAGCCTACGCCCAGTCTGGCAATCCACCACCACCTGTTAACAGAATAAGAAGTTCGGCTGGAGGACTTTGTCTGGATATTGCTGGCGCAAGTAGTGCGAATCAGACTCCTGTGCAAGTTGTGACCTGCAACGGAAACGCAGCTCAAGACTGGACTATCAATAGCAGTGACAATTCAATCAGGGCTCTAGGTAAATGTCTTGATGTTGCCGGTGGTTCAACGGCAAATGGCGCAGCCGTTCAGATTTACGATTGTAATGGCAGTGGAGCCCAACAATGGGTAATATCTGCAGCAAATGATATCGTCAATCTTGCCGCTAACAGATGTCTGGAAGCTATTGCACCAGTTCAAGACGGAGCCCGCACAAGGATCATGGATTGTTCAGGACAATCAAATCAGAAATGGACTCGCGCTTAGATGCAAAATTGAGAAtgtttttgcaaataaattgaattcaattgagGAAGATTGACCATTTTAAGTAGATGAATCCGAACGTATATCGACtgaagtttcatttttgtgtttttctctTCTTATCAGTTATTTTAAGACATTTCGTACTGACGGTGCACACTTAACgatgataataataaaaataaactttccaCATGATTGTATCTGCACGCAGTCAGACTGAGCAGAAAAACGTCGCCAAGTGCAAGACTGCGAGCTAGCGTTTTGTTGCCGATTGTGATGGGAGCGGTGCATTGCCGACTATCACAAGGTCTGACCTTATTTGTTTCTGGGCGTCAGTTAACTCCGAAGGTTCAATTAATTGCTCTAATTTGCGGTTTCGAACTAAGTCGAAGTTCGTCTTAGCTATAAGGTCTAGAGCTAAACTGGCCCATTGGAGGCCTAGATGTAGGAATTCTTCGGGTTTCCCACAAAGTGGAACTTTATCGGTATCTAACTGAGCTGTTTAATTACAGaacgaatttttaattagtcATTTTCACAGTTTCAACTCATTGTACTAGCTATGCAGTTAGCTTAGACATTGTGCTGCTGTATTGGACTTTACGAAACTAAAGGTATAATGTTATTGATGATACTGATTGTATTAATTGTACTAAGTGTATTAACGGCACTAATGGTACTAAAGGTATTAAAGGTACTAAGGGTATTAATGGTACTAATGATACTAATTGTACTAAGGGTATTAATGGTACTAAGAGTATTAATGGTACCATTAGCATCATTACTACAGCTAATACCAATAGTGCCACTAATACCCTTAATAGCCACGAAACTGACCTCATAAGAATGTAATTTTGgtgggtttcgtttgtttctttcgttttatttgttccacacgtATTCCACCACAAGTGGCGTTTGTCTTTAAGTTTCATCAATTCCACACGTACGTGTGAATGAAACGACACTATTTGctcttcttttgttgacaacatgtagaacgatgtggaacaattaaaaatgtagAATGCTAACCAATTACAAACTTTAAATGAGTTGAGTTTAATACCACTAGTATCATTAATACCATTAATACATTAGTACCATTAACACTATCATGAttcagaaattttatgaagCAGCCAAGGAGGTGTTGGAtattgcaattttttggaaGAACACTTCTAAATTTGCTGGAGAACTACGTTAGATTTCTGACTCATGAGCACCCTGAGTACCATAAGTACCGTTAATAGTATTCAGTTAACCATCAGTGTAATTAATACctttaagagcgctcaccccttggcaatttctagcctacatttgtgcgcaaaaatattcgttttttgatgatttctctgaaccaaaatctttttttgaaaaagtaaaaccattaaagcatgcaaaactGTGTTTGctttaagggaaaaattggtttgtggatgaCAACTTATTCCACTtagagaaacctttgcaaatgtgtaaatttatgtgttttgcaaaggtttctccaagtgggttaagttatcgaccacaaaccaatttttcccttaaaagtaacacatttttgcatgctttaatggttttcctttttcaaaaaaagattttggttcagataaatcatcaaaaaacgaatatttttgcggaCAAATGTAGGCTcgaaaattgccaaggggtgagcgctcgtAATATCATTTGGTATTAATTAACTGACTTTACTGTACTTATGCTATTAATGGTACTAATAGTAGTAATGGtgctaatggtattaaatggaacTATATTTTGTTACACCAAATATTCTATTACTATGCTAAGTACCTTGGGATGATtgaattatttcattaaaaattgctTTCTTCTACTTCTACTCCTCTTAACAAACTCTTTACTTATACAACAGCTGCTGCAGTCGGCAGTCCTACATCGACCCGACACCACTCATAATACCGTTATAAAAACCTTTGCCAATATAGGATGAAGCTTTCGAGGTCACATTTGTTTATGACTTtaacttaaaaacaaaatgtatccGATGCAGTGGAACCATTATGTCTGCTCATGTTAAACCAGCATCGGTGATCcaaaaattttatcgatttcaaTGATCATTTATCACCATTATTGGCTAATGATTTACGTAATCATATTAATATTCgtgcaattaaaattaaataaaatcaaagaatgaaaaaaaaaatgttttggatGCATACCTTACCTACCGAAAAGCTGTCCAATTGGTATGTACGGTACAAGGTACATGCAAATTCATGATCGATCATTAACTTATTATTGCGAACgctggaaataattaattatgttCGGTGCGAGcataaaaactaaatgttcaaAGACGTGTGAGTACTTGACTGCTCTTACtcttacatttttgttgtacgTTTTTTTACAGGCATTTCTACTTAAGCTGGGTTCAGACGAAATGTTGAAAGagaatcaaaatcaaaataagaaaattgtattgcggatttgcattaccaTCAGTAGTTTATATCACGATGATTTAGCCTGGAAGAGCATTCTCTCATATTCtataaattttacacaaaaccATCGTCATTACTGCGTCATCGGCTAACGTCAACGCATAGTGAATTTCTTGACAAAAAGCCTAAAAACCGATCGTGCTGATTAACCGACAACTTTTTCATGTCAGCATGACTAGACTGTTATTGttagagagagaaaaaataccaaagaccagttaattatacCTTGCTTTGAGGtacattgaatattttcatataagcCCCAaagcaagttaaaataactgaTCCAAATCATTATCTCTTATCAAAACATTCTATTTCACTTTAGTTTGACATAAGCCACTGACGCACTTTTTGCATTTATTGTCACAATTTGGCGATTCATTCTGCAGCTGTACCGATTCCACGAGGCACTGTTTCTGCATATCATTTcctttcaaaataaacatctaaaaatatcattaaagtttattaaaaGGAACTAGCTAACGGCGCCAAACTGTATTCAGCCAAAACAGTGATGATGTAGTGGAACGGTCGAATTGACGTGCAAACGTGCCTTAATTCAATGTTGTTTATTTACATCAATTTGGTACGGCAGGTCCATTTATTCTGTAGCAAAATAAGCTACAGCCAATATCGAAAATGTGTAGTCACACAAAAAGGCTTgcataacaaacaaaaatgaaaattcatttttaaagtctttggaacgaaacaaaaaacaaagaaacaaaTCTTTAACTGATTTCGATTACGCCAGATAaacttttgtttcgttttttggttttgtttgaaaatggcTTTTGTTTTGGCGCGCGCGCTCTGTTTTATTCTTTTTGTGtctaaggtttttttttctgttgttttactgccacatttttctcttttttttatccaGTTTGATGGTCATGTTAttataaattgatttatttgaaattaatatttttctgtgaGAGAGTTTTTTCTTCAGCTTCAATGAAGTTGTTTTGCCGTTGTTTTTACTGCTGTACGATAATGtcataattattattaaagtaaaaatattgaCTGAAATGAATTGATTAATTGACAGTTGATGGCCGTACTGGACCCATAGGTAATAGGTACACCTACTTTCGTTAttcagaagaagaagaaaaaattctgCGAATATTGGCGTTTACATCTTTGTGAACGAAAACAAACGATGTAAGTGATGCGGATGCCACATTTGTCTACACCGTATTGGATTGCTATTATGTCATACGTTTTGACTTTGGTAACATCTGCTTGATAATCATATTAGGTGGCACGAAAGGTGAGAGAAGATTGATTCAATCTCTTTGAAGGAAacagtacattactataccagggAAGGAattcgggctgaagccctcggacaCTTTTATCGAATTATTGGAATTCCCGAGTGTAGTATGACATGTTCCTTTACGAAGGAGGAAAAGACCATTTTCCCTCCCGAAGAAAGGAAAAAGaacagttttcattgttttgttttttttgaaaacggcGACCAAAACGGAGTGACTGCTCTCCGTTTTCATAATTAGCATGTGCAAAGAGAATATTCTCTCTCTGTGCATGCGAATCTAAAGCCAGTTGGTTACATACATGTTTTCGCTGCTTTTTTGCTCGTGGTGTATCCTGAGCTTAAGTGACAATCCGATATT is a window of Bradysia coprophila strain Holo2 unplaced genomic scaffold, BU_Bcop_v1 contig_235, whole genome shotgun sequence DNA encoding:
- the LOC119077501 gene encoding beta-glucanase-like, producing the protein MKLVAAFVCFVYGYASAQTLVWSDEFNGPAGQRPDASKWGRDIGGGGWGNDEHQYYTDSASNAALDGNGNLVITARRENPNNYQCWYGRCEYTSARLLTYGKFTHLYGTLEARIRIPIGQGFWPAFWMLGDNFGSVGWPECGEIDIMENVGNDPLFVHGSLHGPGYSGGNGLTSSFRSPNGQPFANDFHIYRIVWTPDSITWSVDGVNYATKTPADTRGNRWVFNHPHFFILNLAVGGQWPGYPDHTSVFPQTMVVDYVRAYAQSGNPPPPVNRIRSSAGGLCLDIAGASSANQTPVQVVTCNGNAAQDWTINSSDNSIRALGKCLDVAGGSTANGAAVQIYDCNGSGAQQWVISAANDIVNLAANRCLEAIAPVQDGARTRIMDCSGQSNQKWTRA